The sequence below is a genomic window from Aulosira sp. FACHB-615.
TTTTCCACTCGTAAAGCTGATAGTCAACACAACCGTTTTTAACCAAGGGGTCTAGGGCAATAATAGCTTGAGCTTCATCCAGAGAAGCAGCTTCAAACAGCAACATCCCGCCTCCCATTTTTGCCCAATAGCCTGTTTTAGCTTGATGTCCTTTGGCAATTAAATCCTGTACGAATGCTTTGTGGGCAGGTATATATTGGTCAAAGATGGTTTTATCGACTTTTCCTGACTCTATTTTGACAAACCAGGGCATTTTGCTATGAACCTCATCGGAGCAAGAACTAGCTTCCATCACCGTAAAGCTTTTGCATGTTTCTGTTCAGTCAATTGTAGTGATTGCTGGCGTTTAGATGCTGATACTAGGCCAAGAGTGCCAACAGCAAGTAAGCTCAAAATGGACGTATATTCAGGAATAGAGATAATTCTGGCTGAAAAAACAACGGCTGATTCACTATCTTCTGTCCCCAAAGACCCCAACACAAACGGCGGTGCTGAAAAAACCTCTAAATAACCCGGTATGGGCAGAAAACTAGCAAAAAACGGACTAGCATAGTTTCCTGATGATGTGGAATAACCAAAACCGTCACCTGTTAACTGCTGACTATTCAAACTAATTAAATTGTCCACGTTAAAAGGTTCGTTGCCAGGTATGGGAGTCCCCGCAGGTTGCAAACCAGTAATTGTTTCATTATTACGTGTGCCACTGATTTCCAAAATCTCGTAAAAACCGAAATTGTCAGGAGTGTCATTAGTAATGAATTTACCGCGTGCTGTTATACCAGAACCAAAATAACTCCATTCCCAATTTAAAGTGGCAGCAGAGACAGCTTGCATGGTTCCGAAAACCAATCCCGAAACAGTCAAGGCTGTAGTAGATAGTAAAGCGAGATTTTTCATAGAGGATAGTTGGGGGTAGATGCGTAACTGTAAAGCTGCGCTGCGAAAGGATGAGTCATACCCAGGCAAATGCTGAGACTTTCTGTATAGCTTCCCTGGGAGTGAGGTAGATATTTCACCCGAAAGGCTTGTGGCTAGACATCAAAAACTTTGTCAGTCCATTGACATTGGAAACTTCAACCAATGGCAGTTTAACATCAAAGATACTTGGTTTATCCGTATAGCAATTACTTACTCGATTTTTAAATTAAACGGCAAACGAGCATAAACCCCATTAGGATCATTCATGCTTTGAAATATCTCTAATTCTTGTTGCAGTTTTTGGAATTCTGCGGTGAGAGGGTTGGTGGCTTTGATTTGTTGTTGTCCCTGGATTTTTAAAGCTGTGCTGGCTTCTTCCACGGCTTTACCAAATAAAATTTCGTTGAGGCTATTTTCTTTAGGATATTCTTTTAACTGCCAATTGTTGCCTAAATTGGCTTTTTCGGCTGCGTATTTCACCGCCGCATTCAGTCCACCAATTTCATCTACCAAACCAATTTGTTTTGCAGCTACACCAGACCAAATTCTACCTTGAGCAATTTCGGCAACTTTTTGTTCTGGTAATTTGCGTCCTTTGGCAACTTTATCGAGGAATATGCTGTAAATTCGGTTGACGCTACGTTGATACAGTGCTATCTCCTGGGGTGATTTGGGACGAGCCACAGTTTGAGCATCGGCGTAGCGGGCTGTTTTGACTACATCCCAAGTGATACCATTATCATTTGCTAGTTTTTGTCCGTTGAATAGGATACCAAATACACCAATTGAGCCAGTGATGGTATTTGGTTCGGCAAAAATTCGGCTAGAGTCACTTGCAATCCAATAACCACCAGAAGCGGCGACATCACCCATAGATACTACTACAGGTTTAACTTCATGGGTTAAGCGAATTTCCCGTTGCATGATTTCGGCGGCTGTGGCGCTACCACCAGGACTATTAATTCTTAAAACAACGGCTTTAATATTTTTATCTTGGCGGATTTTGTTGAAGATTTTAGCAAAGCGATCGCCACCTACTTGTTCATTATCACCGCTACCATCAACAATTTCGCCTTCGGCATAGACTACAGCAATTTGGTTTTTTGATGCTTGTTCGGCTTTGAGAGATTTATTAATAACTTGGGAGTATTCTAGAATGTCAACTTGGCGGAAATTTTTCTCATTTTGATCGCTATCGGTGAGTTTTTTCAAGTCTGCAACTACTTGATCATGGTATGCAACTTGATCAACTAAACCATTGGTTTTCGCTGCTGGTGCTTCGACTATGGCTTGATTATCGGCGATCGCTTGCAATTTTTGCGGGTTAATTTTGCGGCTTGTACCTACTGTAGTTCGCCACTCGCTCCACACGTCATCCAGTAGTTTCTGGGTTTGTTCGCGGTTTTCTGGACTGAGTTTGTTGAGAATAAATGGTTCAACAGCGCCTTTAAATTTGCCAACTCGCACAACCTGTACACCAATACCAAACTTTTGCAATGCACCGCTTAAGAACATTGGTTGGCTACC
It includes:
- the sppA gene encoding signal peptide peptidase SppA; its protein translation is MTNFVKQTAASVIGSLLGLFIFFGIGTTGLFLLLFAIAATQEVSPVVKNKSVLVFDLSLNITDREPTAGEELQRTLSGTPEDRITLRKVLDAINQAKQDPKIVGIYIDGSNSSGGNLGFASLKEIRKALEEFRAAGKKVVAYGQDWGKKEYYLSSVADTVVLNPLGAIEINGLGSQPMFLSGALQKFGIGVQVVRVGKFKGAVEPFILNKLSPENREQTQKLLDDVWSEWRTTVGTSRKINPQKLQAIADNQAIVEAPAAKTNGLVDQVAYHDQVVADLKKLTDSDQNEKNFRQVDILEYSQVINKSLKAEQASKNQIAVVYAEGEIVDGSGDNEQVGGDRFAKIFNKIRQDKNIKAVVLRINSPGGSATAAEIMQREIRLTHEVKPVVVSMGDVAASGGYWIASDSSRIFAEPNTITGSIGVFGILFNGQKLANDNGITWDVVKTARYADAQTVARPKSPQEIALYQRSVNRIYSIFLDKVAKGRKLPEQKVAEIAQGRIWSGVAAKQIGLVDEIGGLNAAVKYAAEKANLGNNWQLKEYPKENSLNEILFGKAVEEASTALKIQGQQQIKATNPLTAEFQKLQQELEIFQSMNDPNGVYARLPFNLKIE
- a CDS encoding PEP-CTERM sorting domain-containing protein, with the protein product MKNLALLSTTALTVSGLVFGTMQAVSAATLNWEWSYFGSGITARGKFITNDTPDNFGFYEILEISGTRNNETITGLQPAGTPIPGNEPFNVDNLISLNSQQLTGDGFGYSTSSGNYASPFFASFLPIPGYLEVFSAPPFVLGSLGTEDSESAVVFSARIISIPEYTSILSLLAVGTLGLVSASKRQQSLQLTEQKHAKALR
- a CDS encoding YciI family protein; protein product: MPWFVKIESGKVDKTIFDQYIPAHKAFVQDLIAKGHQAKTGYWAKMGGGMLLFEAASLDEAQAIIALDPLVKNGCVDYQLYEWKIVVE